In Spinacia oleracea cultivar Varoflay chromosome 5, BTI_SOV_V1, whole genome shotgun sequence, a single window of DNA contains:
- the LOC110794622 gene encoding uncharacterized protein, with protein METLNSDFTNSPNKRLKTETLTLEPSIPSSFDKGKAPIIADSDGGSDYGCESPANSTPDNCGICFTEEGKTIRGLIDSCDHFFCFLCIIEWSKIESRCPLCRGRFSCIRRVRKDGSFIGESSVRVPVRDQIYDPFGEPVDPYAQAKCSVCNGTTDECLLLLCDLCDSASHTFCVGLGATVPEGEWYCRDCALLRAEQLEVETGDNIVTSVVSHDVDESPSTSASVSIFDIVRDPIESKGPDSGTTRLRKLVSHPTQFSSSAIVSDQPNSASARSVPDGRGNLHPPVDMSSSVRTLQNCRKAHRHINVLRENWGAFRTGSLSFSFPISDSSKASRKQNVVGTSAERSCELQSFSAKSSLQSKAIDSLQDSYNVDRAWKLMSKAKTVLKTAKSKSDSKISQNKTHSLKIDKFVPKSVASGRKDLMSLRLGKQNPTDKGSRTHAESSGKHQFTSFTSLAACTSGSKHQKSSVTKLCMPREVKSASKASIHNNSSCFESPNKLQGGLSNVLDDGSAWSASSCGPTAGGSDVSRLRLRRRELSPVKLAVPLNLCTSSKQKLQTSVQADIRHDETGLTSDANLRRGLSNDFDEHNGFACSTSSHELIVGDSDAFHVKLESKKTSACPGKVGSKLTSRVTKDDEAKGEIQSLVKLNLKLLCKDKRLGVDAFKEIARLSTHTILASCGLEHRKIVGSLPTFVCHHGNQTSQLHRSAIVPSSCRECFYIYVKDVVNSIMSEKLNTT; from the exons ATGGAAACCCTAAACTCCGATTTCACAAATTCCCCAAACAAACGATTGAAAACGGAAACCCTAACCCTAGAACCTTCAATTCCGTCCTCATTTGACAAAGGAAAAGCTCCGATTATTGCCGACAGTGACGGCGGAAGCGATTATGGTTGCGAATCGCCGGCGAATTCGACGCCGGATAACTGCGGGATTTGCTTCACGGAGGAGGGGAAAACCATCAGAGGCTTGATTGATAGCTGCGACCATTTCTTTTGCTTCCTTTGTATTATCGAGTGGTCGAAAATCGAGTCTCGTTGTCCATTGTGTAGAGGGAGATTTAGTTGTATTCGCCGTGTGAGGAAGGACGGGAGCTTTATTGGTGAAAGTTCTGTTCGGGTGCCGGTCCGTGATCAG ATTTATGATCCTTTTGGGGAACCAGTTGACCCATATGCACAAGCAAAGTGCTCTGTTTGCAATGGTACGACTGATGAGTGCCTCCTTCTTCTATGTGATCTTTGTGACTCAGCTTCACATACTTTTTGTGTCGGCCTTGGTGCTACTGTACCCGAGGGTGAATGGTACTGCCGGGACTGTGCTCTTCTACGGGCTGAGCAGCTTGAGGTTGAAACTGGGGATAATATTGTTACATCTGTTGTTTCACATGATGTTGATGAATCGCCATCAACTTCAGCTTCAGTCTCAATATTTGATATTGTGAGAGACCCGATTGAGTCGAAGGGCCCTGATTCTGGTACCACCAGGCTTCGCAAATTGGTCTCTCATCCAACACAGTTTTCTTCCTCAGCTATTGTATCTGACCAGCCAAATAGTGCATCTGCAAGAAGCGTACCTGATGGAAGAGGTAATTTGCATCCTCCTGTTGATATGTCGTCGAGTGTTAGGACACTGCAGAATTGCCGAAAGGCACACAGGCATATAAATGTCTTACGCGAGAATTGGGGTGCTTTTAGAACTGGATCCTTGAGCTTCTCTTTTCCCATTTCAGACTCCAGTAAAGCTAGTCGAAAACAGAATGTAGTTGGGACAAGTGCAGAAAGATCTTGCGAATTGCAATCATTTTCAGCTAAGAGCTCCTTGCAATCAAAGGCAATAGACAGTTTGCAAGACTCTTATAATGTTGACAGAGCTTGGAAATTGATGAGTAAAGCAAAGACGGTACTGAAAACTGCCAAGTCAAAAAGTGACTCTAAGATTTCTCAAAACAAAACGCATAGTTTGAAGATAGATAAATTTGTACCGAAGTCTGTAGCGTCTGGAAGAAAGGATCTAATGTCCCTTAGATTAGGCAAGCAAAATCCTACTGATAAGGGAAGTAGGACGCATGCTGAGAGTTCTGGAAAGCATCAGTTTACTAGTTTTACGTCACTAGCTGCTTGTACCTCTGGCAGCAAGCATCAGAAATCTAGTGTCACTAAGTTATGTATGCCTAGAGAAGTAAAATCTGCTTCAAAAGCTAGTATACATAACAACAGTTCATGCTTTGAATCTCCCAATAAGCTGCAGGGAGGACTCTCTAATGTTCTTGATGATGGCTCTGCCTGGTCAGCCTCTTCATGTGGGCCAACagcagggggttctgatgtatcacGACTCAGATTGCGGAGGAGGGAATTATCTCCTGTTAAACTAGCTGTCCCTTTGAATTTGTGTACATCCAGCAAGCAGAAGCTACAAACATCAGTTCAAGCTGATATACGTCATGATGAAACTGGCTTAACTTCGGATGCAAATCTAAGAAGAGGATTATCAAATGATTTTGATGAACATAATGGTTTTGCTTGTTCAACATCTTCACATGAGCTTATAGTGGGTGACTCTGATGCATTTCATGTCAAGTTAGAATCCAAGAAAACATCTGCATGTCCTGGGAAAGTTGGATCTAAGCTCACAAGCAGGGTTACTAAGGATGACGAGGCAAAGGGTGAGATACAATCCCTTGTCAAGCTTAACCTGAAGCTCCTTTGTAAAGATAAACGATTAG GCGTGGATGCATTTAAGGAAATAGCGAGACTTTCAACACATACAATTTTGGCTTCCTGTGGTTTGGAGCACCGGAAAATAGTTGGTTCCCTGCCAACATTTGTATGCCATCATGGTAATCAAACTTCGCAACTCCACAGATCTGCAATAGTGCCTAGTTCTTGTAGGGAATGCTTCTATATCTATGTCAAAGACGTAGTTAACTCGATCATGTCTGAGAAATTGAATACTACTTAA